GGAGAATGAATAGGGATGCTAAAAAAATTCTTTGAACTTAGAAGATTGCACAAAActaattttccattttttcagCCTATTGGGAAAAAGATAATGAAGCTGAAGCAATTTTTAGATGTAAATTATCAGATGAGAGAAAAGTTCAGTTCAACATACCATGTAACATAGCAGAAACGCTTCCTTGTTGATGGTACTCAGATACTACAAGTTTCTCCTCCTTAGAGTAGTAATATGCACTCAAAGCATCCACGTTCTCGTGCTTAATTCTCCCCACCACCTCCATCTGCTGTTCAAACTCTCTTTTCCCAGCAGTGAcctccttcaacctcttcaccGCCACGGTGGCTGCATCCTCCAGAGCCGCCTTATACGTCGTGCTGAAGCTACCCTTTCCAAGAATCTCAGCAGAGGCCCTCAGAAGATCCTCCAAATCAAATGCAAAATTGCAACCTTCAAAGAACACAATTTTGTTCTTGTCTTGACTTTCAGAAGATTTTGCTTTCCCAGAAGCTTCCTTTTTATGTTGCTTCGCCGGTTCGCCATATACATCAGCATGGTCATAGCAACACACAATCATAACACTTGCAATCACCACAAATCCCAGAACACAAGCACCAATGATGATCCCCAACAGTGCAGGTTCACTGAGTCCTTTGCTTTTCTTCTTTACATCTGCATTAGGTGCTTCTGGAGGAAGTGCATTTTCTGATGATGTAAGATTATTACCAGAAAAAGTTGAACTTGGGAATCTAAGAAGTGATTTAGGCACAACCCCAGTAAGGTTATTGTTTTCTAAATTCAGCTCTTGCAGGGTGGTGGGAACATTGAGATCAGGAATCTCACCAGAAAGTGAGTTGTTGGCAAGGACTAAAGAATTCAGATGGGTCagatttgaaattgaaattgggaTGCTCCCATTGAAAGAATTGTTGGATAAATTGATGAAAGTAAGATTTTTCCAAACAGAGAAATCCAATGGCAAATGGCCAGAAAGCTTGTTGGATTGGAGATAGAGACCAGACAAGTTTTTTAGCTCAGAGAAACCATCAGGGAAAGGGCCTGTTATCCCATTTGATCTGAGACTCACAATTTCAAGTGCTGTGAGGAGACTAAGAGTGTTGGGTAGAATTGGACCACTTAATCCAGCTCCAGGTAAATGAAGAGCTATGACTCTGGATTGGTCAGTGTTGCAGATCACTCCTTTCCAGGTTTGGCAAACAGAAGAGTTCTCATCCCAGTTTATGTGTGGAGGGTGGTTCATGCTGTGAAGGAAATCAAGCAAACCTTGTTTATCTTCCACTGGTTCAGCTCCAACAGTGTGGAACATTGCTTCTTCCATAACGATGGCAGCTATAGAAAGGAACAAGAGTGCTAGCTTCTTGTTCTTGCCCATTTTCTGGCTTGAGGAGGCAAGAGCAAAAGCTCAAGACAACTTGGATGTAAAAGGCTCTCTCCTCAAGATGTTGATCACTTTTACAAGAAACCTAAACTGTGGAAAGAAAGTTGGATTACATAATACACAGGAGTATAAGACAATTTGGGGTCAAAGTAAGCAGCTCTTGTTTGACATGGAAATTAACcttgatagaaatttttttgGTTCACCTTCACCTACTCTGTTGATTTTTCTAGAGACTTCAAAAATGATGGAAATCAAAACTTTGAATTAAAAGTTGATTAAACAGTTGAATATTACAGTTCAGACTTCAGATTGATAGACAGCAAAACAATATTTACACCACACACTATTTTTCATATCACATCACATTtatctttttctcttctcttctcttacaCAAAACATTATTGTTAATAGCCAGCCAATAACCATATGCTGACCAAAATTTTGAATGTAGATAAATAAATCATTTTtaccagaatttttttttagtattcACAAGAAAAGCATGAAAGTGTTAAACTCTAAGGTTTATTCTTTTCTTGCCTTTTGGACATAATCCAATTGAACAAAGGTACCCTGAAGTTAAGAATTGAAGAGCAAATTTTACAACCAACTAACAAGCTTTAAATACTTGAAAATAATCATATGAATAAAAGTAATCAAATCTAATGTTgagattattttttttatttccttcaattttttattagttGTGTGTGCTGGCTAACTAGTAGTTAAAAAGCTACTTAGCTAAAAAGGATTACTCTAATAAAAAGCAAAGAGCACTTGACTATTGATACTTACATAAGTGAGAAAGTGACTATTGATACTTACATAAGTAGAGACAAGGAACACCTTCACCAAACAAAGATCCAAACTAGTTAATTAAGGATTCACATACAATCAACAGTGTCCtctgaaaaacaaaaaacaaagtaaaaatacCTCTGTAAGCAAAGAAAGTGATAAAAATGTTTGGGTCCACTGCATAATCAATACTACTTGCCTCAAGTAAATAATTGTTTCTACATCAAACataattaattctaaaattGTACAATTGAATTTTTCAGAAAATTATCATACAAAACTTACAATGTGCTCACTTTTAGTAGAATATAACCAATTTTATCCAGAATCAATTTTGTCAATGTCGATCCAAGCTCCATGGTCCATCCCATTCCAGAAGCAATTAAGAGGGTGAAATCCAGAATGGGGTCGTTGCATTGATGGTATATTGGTAATGATGGAAATGAGCTGTATATGCTTGCGGGAACAGCAGCATCACATGCAAATGAAGTGAGAGAAACTCATTCTGTAATCATTTACAAGCCAAAAGCTAGCTACTATTCTACATATAGTATTATTTTATACCGTGGAATTAGGATTGTGCATATGGAATGGAATAACCCATTAGAGTAACGAAAGAGACAAATATTATATGCAGGCTAATATATGTGATATTTTTAAAGGATTTGGCTTCTAGAGTAGCCTGTTAGAGTGTAGAGTCGTATAATGAGAGTGAGAGGTGTCACCAGTTGTTAACTTATTTTGTCTCTTAATTAAAAGATCAAAAGTTTAATTTACACtcatgagaatgagaatgaaaTGCATATGGAAATAAGTCATTTA
This is a stretch of genomic DNA from Lotus japonicus ecotype B-129 chromosome 1, LjGifu_v1.2. It encodes these proteins:
- the LOC130741519 gene encoding probable inactive receptor kinase At4g23740, producing the protein MGKNKKLALLFLSIAAIVMEEAMFHTVGAEPVEDKQGLLDFLHSMNHPPHINWDENSSVCQTWKGVICNTDQSRVIALHLPGAGLSGPILPNTLSLLTALEIVSLRSNGITGPFPDGFSELKNLSGLYLQSNKLSGHLPLDFSVWKNLTFINLSNNSFNGSIPISISNLTHLNSLVLANNSLSGEIPDLNVPTTLQELNLENNNLTGVVPKSLLRFPSSTFSGNNLTSSENALPPEAPNADVKKKSKGLSEPALLGIIIGACVLGFVVIASVMIVCCYDHADVYGEPAKQHKKEASGKAKSSESQDKNKIVFFEGCNFAFDLEDLLRASAEILGKGSFSTTYKAALEDAATVAVKRLKEVTAGKREFEQQMEVVGRIKHENVDALSAYYYSKEEKLVVSEYHQQGSVSAMLHGKNGEGRISLDWDTRLRIAIGAARGIGYIHAQQGGKLVHGNIKASNTFLNSQGYGSVSDTALATLMSPLPSPPGTRTAGYRAPEVTDTRKATQASDVYSFGVLLLELLTGKSPTYSAEGEQVVNLVRWVNSVVREEWTAEVFDVELLRFPNIEEEMVEMLQIGMACAARMPDQRPKMNDVVRMIEGIRRGNTGNQASPTESRSEASTPTVYAT